A stretch of the Agelaius phoeniceus isolate bAgePho1 chromosome 1, bAgePho1.hap1, whole genome shotgun sequence genome encodes the following:
- the LOC143693557 gene encoding erythroblast NAD(P)(+)--arginine ADP-ribosyltransferase-like, with protein MTSSLLSLCKEFLYLDVKAVPTLSHIAPSNFPAMALLALTLALLAMTVTTAAIKVVPLDMARTPFMTTQAVALVTYTTKDIYKEFKEAVCAAGSSRHEYRNNFHFKTLHFLLTQALGTLRHAQNGQCHHVFQGVHDVRFQAWCGQRSPHRSLWPFPAMAPLAQTLALLAMAMATTAVDVFPLDMAPDSFDDQYQGCGPAMKEALPALNSSEFEQNKEFAEVWVKAAAEWQSRGPPESPLSPDQATAIMAFTMTDPRKFNDALRVVGHSRQEYRDNFHFKTLHFLLTDALATLRDAQNGQCRDAFLMVCDTRFEAQHGDTIRFGHFMPVFPSKQTGECPGETMLEVHTCHGVDVTPFSEHPEPKIVLIPPFETFKVTQYTQEGDKTQIQLQSTGTYSKYNCEWLRERQCSGDGPCVQNMGGPGPPHGTP; from the exons ATGACGTCATCACTTCT TTCTTTATGCAAAGAGTTCCTGTACCTTGATGTTAAAGCAGTTCCCACCT tgtcccacaTTGCTCCAAGTAACTTCCCTGCCATGGCCCTCCTGGCTctcaccctggcactgctggcaatgACTGTGACCACTGCAGCCATCAAGGTGGTGCCCCTGGACATGGCCAGGACTCCTTTCATGACCA cccaggccGTTGCTCTCGTGACCTACACAACAAAGGACATTTACAAGGAGTTCAAGGAAGCCGTGTGTGCAGCTGGGAGCTCCCGCCATGAATACCGGAACAACTTCCACTTCAAAACGCTGCATTTCCTGCTgacccaggccctggggacactgaggcacGCTCAGAATGGGCAGTGTCACCACGTGTTCCAGGGTGTGCATGATGTCCGGTTCCAGGCATGGTGTGGCCAGAGG AGTCCACACCGGTCCCTGTGGCCTTTCCCTGCCATGGCCCCCCTGGCTCagaccctggcactgctggcaatgGCCATGGCCACCACGGCTGTCGATGTGTTCCCCCTGGACATGGCCCCAGACTCCTTTGATGACCAGTACCAGGGCTGCGGCCCTGCCATGAAGGAGGCATTGCCGGCCCTCAACAGCTCCGAGTTTGAGCAGAACAAGGAGTTTGCTGAGGTTTGGGtaaaggctgcagctgagtgGCAGAGTCGGGGCCCCCCTgagtcccctctgtccccagaccAGGCCACCGCCATCATGGCCTTCACAATGACTGACCCCAGAAAATTCAATGATGCCCTGCGTGTGGTCGGGCATTCCCGCCAGGAATACCGAGACAACTTCCACTTCAAAACGCTGCATTTCCTGCTGACCGATGCCCTGGCCACGCTGAGGGACGCTCAGAACGGGCAGTGTCGGGACGCGTTCCTCATGGTGTGTGACACCCGGTTCGAGGCACAGCATGGTGACACCATCCGGTTTGGTCATTTCATGCCAGTGTTCCCGAGCAAACAAACTGGCGAGTGCCCCGGTGAGACAATGCTCGAGGTGCACACGTGCCATGGCGTGGATGTCACGCCTTTTAGCGAACATCCGGAACCTAAAATCGTGCTGATCCCACCCTTTGAGACCTTCAAGGTCACCCAATACACCCAGGAAGGGGACAAGACACAGATCCAGCTCCAGTCCACCGGAACCTACAGCAAATACAACTGCGAGTGGCTGCGAG AAAggcagtgctctggggatgggccCTGTGTGCAGAACATGGGTGGGCCAGGACCTCCACATGGCACTCCCTGA
- the LOC143693569 gene encoding erythroblast NAD(P)(+)--arginine ADP-ribosyltransferase-like: MALLARTLALLAVTVTTAAIKVVPLDMAQDSFHDQYWGGCRPAVIVALPALSHFEFQSPAQAVALVAYTTKDIYKEFNAAVCAAGSSRHEYRNNFHFKTLHFLLTQALCPHRSLRPLPAMAPLAQTLALLAMAMATTAVDVFPLDMAPNSFDDQYQGCGPAMKEALPALNSSEFEQNKEFAEVWVKAAAEWQSRGPPESPLSPDQATAIMAFTMTDPRKFNDALRVVGHSGQEYRDNFHFKTLHFLLTDALATLRDAQNGQCRDAFLMVCDTRFEAQRGDTIRFGLFVPMFPSKQTGECPGETMLEVHTCHGVDVTPFSEHPEPKIVLIPPFETFKVTQYTQEGDKTQIQLQSTGTYSKYNCEWLQERQCSGDGPCVQNMGGPGPPHGTP; the protein is encoded by the exons atggccctCCTGGCTcgcaccctggcactgctggcagtgaCTGTAACCACTGCAGCCATCAAGGTGGTGCCCCTGGACATGGCCCAGGACTCCTTTCATGACCAGTACTGGGGTGGCTGCAGGCCTGCCGTGATCGTGGCATTGCCGGCCCTCAGCCACTTTGAGTTCCAG tccccagcccaggctgttgCTCTCGTGGCCTACACAACAAAGGACATTTACAAGGAGTTCAACGCAGCCGTGTGTGCGGCCGGGAGCTCCCGCCATGAATACCGGAACAACTTCCACTTCAAAACGCTGCATTTCCTGCTGACCCAGGCCCTG TGTCCACACCGGTCCCTGCggcctctccctgccatggcccCCCTGGCTCagaccctggcactgctggcaatgGCCATGGCCACCACGGCTGTCGATGTGTTCCCCCTGGACATGGCCCCAAACTCCTTTGATGACCAGTACCAGGGCTGCGGCCCTGCCATGAAGGAGGCATTGCCGGCCCTCAACAGCTCCGAGTTTGAGCAGAACAAGGAGTTTGCTGAGGTTTGGGtaaaggctgcagctgagtgGCAGAGTCGGGGCCCCCCTgagtcccctctgtccccagaccAGGCCACCGCCATCATGGCCTTCACAATGACTGACCCCAGAAAATTCAATGATGCCCTGCGCGTGGTCGGGCATTCCGGACAGGAATACCGAGACAACTTCCACTTCAAAACGCTGCATTTCCTGCTGACCGATGCCCTGGCCACGCTGAGGGACGCTCAGAACGGGCAGTGTCGGGACGCGTTCCTCATGGTGTGTGACACCCGGTTCGAGGCACAGCGTGGTGACACCATCCGGTTTGGTCTATTCGTGCCAATGTTCCCAAGCAAACAAACTGGCGAGTGCCCCGGTGAGACAATGCTCGAGGTGCACACGTGCCATGGCGTGGATGTCACGCCTTTTAGCGAACATCCGGAACCTAAAATCGTGCTGATCCCACCCTTTGAGACCTTCAAGGTCACCCAATACACCCAGGAAGGGGACAAGACACAGATCCAGCTCCAGTCCACCGGAACCTACAGCAAATACAACTGCGAGTGGCTGCAAG AAAggcagtgctctggggatgggccCTGTGTGCAGAACATGGGTGGGCCAGGACCTCCACATGGCACTCCCTGA